The nucleotide sequence GCGGATGATAAACGGCGCGGAGGCTCGCTCTATAAGCACTTGAGGCACCAGAAAAAAACTTATCGAAAGCGATACGGTTCAGCTCATAACCGAACCGGTATACCAAATCGGGTTGGCATTGAAGAACGCCCCGAAGTGGTCAACAACAGAGAGCGAGTTGGTGACTGGGAAGCTGATACTGTAATAGGTAAAAATCATAAAGGAGCCATCGCTACATTAGATGAACGAAAAACCAAGCTTCGCCTTGCTGTCCCTCTACCAGGCAAGAAGGCAAAAGCGGTTAAACAGGGAATAATTGACGTACTCAAGCCTCTGAAAAGGTTTGTAAAGACAATAACATACGACAATGGAAAGGAGTTTGTTCAGCATGAATCAATTGCCAAAGCTTTAAAATGTGACAGCTACTTTGCTGCCCCCTACCATTCTTGGGAAAGAGGCCAGAATGAGAATGCTAATGGTTTGCTAAGGCAGTATTTCCCCAAGTCGATGGAGCTTAATGGCGTGACAGAAAAAGATGTCATCATTGCAGTGGATAAGCTGAACAACAGGCCAAGAAAGTGCCTGGGCTACAAGACTCCTTATGAGGCATTTAAAGAGTCAACTGGAATAGAT is from Endozoicomonas gorgoniicola and encodes:
- a CDS encoding IS30 family transposase; amino-acid sequence: MAYTHLSSEERYYIETELKNGTSQNKIAKKLGRSQPTVSREVNRNKGQRGYRHQQANRTARQRHKDKPKAIKLTDDIKQRISNDIRSDWSPEQVAGRLEKDGVIKLHHETIYQFVADDKRRGGSLYKHLRHQKKTYRKRYGSAHNRTGIPNRVGIEERPEVVNNRERVGDWEADTVIGKNHKGAIATLDERKTKLRLAVPLPGKKAKAVKQGIIDVLKPLKRFVKTITYDNGKEFVQHESIAKALKCDSYFAAPYHSWERGQNENANGLLRQYFPKSMELNGVTEKDVIIAVDKLNNRPRKCLGYKTPYEAFKESTGIDARKVMGYALMT